From the genome of Vicia villosa cultivar HV-30 ecotype Madison, WI linkage group LG2, Vvil1.0, whole genome shotgun sequence, one region includes:
- the LOC131646846 gene encoding polyneuridine-aldehyde esterase-like produces the protein MSKTNMNQKQQKHFVLVHGACMGAWCWYKLKPQLESIGHKVTALDLAACGINTQKIEDVHTFADYSKPLLEFLASLDPNEKVILVGHSFGGMSIALAMEKFPEKVSVGVFIAAFIPDTNHKPSYVLHQYIERYPITGWLDSELPFHGNKTLLLLGSKFLSSNFFQLCSKEDLELVNNLRRKGSLFVEELSEAENFSKKGYESVPRVYIVANEDLAIPVEFQQWMIQNAEIDVVDVINGADHMAMLSKPQELCLSLLDIADKYA, from the exons atgtctaaaacaaatatgaaccaaaaaCAACAGAAACATTTTGTTCTGGTTCATGGTGCTTGCATGGGTGCTTGGTGTTGGTATAAACTTAAGCCTCAATTAGAATCTATTGGTCACAAAGTCACAGCACTTGATCTTGCAGCTTGTGGCATCAACACACAAAAAATAGAAGATGTTCATACTTTTGCTGACTATTCTAAGCCTTTGTTAGAGTTTTTAGCATCACTTGATCCAAATGAAAAAGTGATTCTTGTAGGACATAGCTTTGGTGGAATGAGTATAGCTCTTGCAATGGAAAAATTTCCAGAAAAAGTTTCTGTTGGAGTTTTCATAGCAGCTTTTATTCCTGATACCAACCACAAACCATCCTATGTCCTACATCAG TATATTGAGAGATATCCAATCACAGGATGGTTAGATTCTGAGCTTCCATTTCATGGAAACAAAACATTGTTGCTTCTTGGATCCAAATTTTTGTCCTCAAATTTCTTTCAACTATGTTCCAAAGAG GATTTGGAGTTGGTCAATAATTTAAGAAGAAAAGGATCACTCTTTGTTGAAGAGTTGTCTGAGGCAGAGAATTTCTCGAAAAAAGGATATGAATCGGTTCCTCGAGTTTATATTGTTGCCAATGAGGACTTGGCAATTCCAGTGGAGTTTCAACAATGGATGATACAAAATGCTGAGATTGATGTTGTGGATGTGATTAATGGAGCTGATCATATGGCTATGCTTTCCAAACCTCAAGAACTGTGTTTGTCCCTTCTTGATATCGCTGATAAGTATGCTTAA